One stretch of Zingiber officinale cultivar Zhangliang chromosome 6B, Zo_v1.1, whole genome shotgun sequence DNA includes these proteins:
- the LOC121988698 gene encoding cleavage and polyadenylation specificity factor subunit 3-II-like: MTALAPLMLEDYRKVIVDRRGKEELFTYDHIMECMNKVTPLDIKQTIQVDEDLEIRAYYAGHVLGAAMNYARVGESTILYKGITI, translated from the exons ATGACG GCCTTGGCCCCATTGATGTTAGAAGATTACAGAAAAGTTATTGTAGATCGAAGAGGAAAGGAAGAGTTGTTTACATATGATCATATTATGGAGTGCATGAACAAAG TTACACCCTTGGACATAAAACAAACTATTCAAGTTGATGAGGATCTTGAGATTCGTGCTTATTATGCTGGACAT gtCCTTGGAGCTGCAATGAATTATGCAAGAGTTGGAGAAAGCACTATTTTGTACAAGGGGATTACAATATGA